A stretch of the Aegilops tauschii subsp. strangulata cultivar AL8/78 chromosome 4, Aet v6.0, whole genome shotgun sequence genome encodes the following:
- the LOC109765899 gene encoding uncharacterized protein encodes MAASATELSSTARFFFSLSFSLSLLCCVAVSNAAGDEAAALLAIRASLVDPLGELRGWGSAPHCGWKGVSCNARGAVTGLNLAGMNLSGTVPEDVLGLTALTSIVLQSNAFVGDLPVALVSIPTLREFDVSDNGFTGRFPAGLGACASLTNFNASGNNFVGPLPADIGNATELETLDVRGGFFSGTIPKSYGKLQKLKFLGLSGNNLNGALPVELFELTALEQIIIGYNEFTGPIPAAIGKLKNLQYLDMAIGGLEGPIPPELGRLQELDTVFLYKNNIGGKIPKELGNLSSLVMLDLSDNTLTGAIPPELAQLTNLQLLNLMCNRLKGGVPAGVGELPKLEVLELWNNSLTGPLPPSLGAAQPLQWLDVSTNALSGPVPAGLCDSGNLTKLILFNNVFTGPIPASLTKCSSLVRVRAHNNRLNGTVPAGLGRLPHLQRLELAGNELSGEIPDDLALSTSLSFIDLSHNQLRSALPSNILSIPTLQTFAAADNELIGGVPDELGDCRSLSALDLSSNRLSGAIPTSLASCQRLVSLSLRSNRFTGQIPGAVAMMPTLSILDLSNNFLSGEIPSNFGSSPALEMLSVAYNNLTGPVPATGLLRTINPDDLAGNPGLCGGVLPACSANALRASSSEVSGLRRSHVKHIAAGWAIGISIALLACGAVFLGKLLYQRWYVHGCCDDNVDEDGSGSWPWRLTAFQRLSFTSAEVLACIKEDNIVGMGGMGVVYRAEMPRHHAVVAVKKLWRAAGCPDQEGTVDVESAAGGEFAAEVKLLGRLRHRNVVRMLGYVSNDVDTMVLYEYMVNGSLWEALHGRGKGKQLVDWVSRYNVAAGVAAGLAYLHHDCRPAVIHRDVKSSNVLLDPNMEAKIADFGLARVMARPNETVSVVAGSYGYIAPEYGYTLKVDQKSDIYSFGVVLMELLTGRRPIEPEYGESNIDIVGWIRERLRTNTGVEELLDAGVGGRVDHVREEMLLVLRIAVLCTAKSPKDRPTMRDVVTMLAEAKPRRKSSSATVVATVVDKDKPVFSTSPDSGYL; translated from the coding sequence ATGGCGGCGAGTGCTACTGAGCTGAGTAGCACTGCGCGGTTCTTCTTCTCCCTGTCCTTCTCCCTGTCGCTCCTGTGCTGCGTCGCGGTGTCCAATGCCGCCGGCGACGAGGCCGCGGCGCTGCTGGCCATCAGGGCCTCGCTCGTGGACCCGCTGGGGGAGCTCCGCGGGTGGGGCTCTGCGCCGCATTGCGGCTGGAAGGGCGTGAGCTGCAACGCCCGGGGCGCGGTCACCGGCCTCAACCTCGCCGGCATGAACCTGAGCGGCACCGTCCCGGAAGACGTCCTCGGCCTCACCGCGCTCACCTCGATCGTCCTTCAGAGCAACGCGTTCGTCGGCGACCTGCCGGTGGCGCTGGTGTCAATCCCGACGCTCCGCGAGTTCGACGTTAGTGACAACGGCTTCACCGGCCGGTTCCCTGCCGGCCTCGGCGCGTGCGCCTCACTGACTAACTTCAACGCGTCGGGCAATAACTTCGTCGGCCCGCTCCCGGCGGACATCGGCAATGCCACCGAGCTCGAGACGCTCGACGTCCGGGGCGGCTTCTTCTCCGGCACGATCCCCAAGAGCTACGGCAAGCTCCAGAAGCTCAAGTTCTTGGGGCTCTCGGGCAACAACCTCAACGGCGCTCTTCCAGTTGAGCTATTCGAGCTCACGGCATTGGAGCAGATCATCATCGGCTACAACGAGTTCACCGGCCCAATCCCGGCAGCAATTGGCAAGCTCAAGAACCTCCAGTACCTTGACATGGCGATCGGCGGCCTGGAAGGTCCCATCCCGCCGGAGCTCGGCCGGCTGCAGGAGCTCGACACGGTGTTCCTTTACAAGAACAACATCGGCGGCAAGATACCCAAGGAGCTCGGCAACCTGTCGTCCCTCGTCATGCTCGACCTCTCCGACAACACGCTCACCGGCGCGATCCCGCCAGAGCTGGCACAGCTCACCAACCTGCAGCTGCTGAACCTCATGTGCAACCGGCTCAAGGGCGGCGTCCCggccggcgtcggcgagctccCCAAGCTGGAGGTGCTGGAGCTGTGGAACAACTCCCTCACCGGCCCTCTGCCGCCGTCGCTCGGTGCGGCGCAGCCTCTGCAGTGGCTCGACGTGTCGACAAACGCGCTGTCCGGGCCGGTGCCCGCCGGCCTCTGCGACAGCGGCAACCTGACGAAGCTGATATTGTTCAACAATGTCTTCACGGGCCCGATCCCGGCGAGCCTCACCAAGTGCTCGTCGCTGGTCCGTGTGCGCGCGCACAACAACCGGCTTAACGGCACAGTGCCGGCAGGACTCGGGCGGCTGCCGCATCTTCAGCGCCTGGAGCTCGCGGGCAACGAGCTCTCCGGCGAGATCCCAGACGACCTGGCGCTCTCGACTTCGCTCTCCTTCATCGACCTCTCGCACAACCAGCTGCGGTCGGCGCTGCCATCAAACATTCTCTCCATCCCGACGCTGCAAACGTTCGCCGCCGCGGACAACGAGCTGATCGGGGGTGTACCTGATGAGCTCGGCGATTGCCGGTCACTCTCCGCCCTCGACCTATCGAGCAACCGGCTTTCCGGCGCGATACCGACCAGCCTAGCGTCGTGCCAGCGGCTCGTATCGCTGAGCCTTCGAAGCAACCGCTTCACCGGCCAAATTCCCGGGGCGGTTGCCATGATGCCGACATTGTCCATCCTCGATCTCTCCAACAATTTCCTCTCCGGCGAGATACCGAGCAACTTCGGCAGCTCGCCGGCGCTCGAGATGCTCAGCGTGGCGTACAACAACCTCACCGGTCCCGTGCCGGCAACGGGGCTGCTGAGGACAATTAACCCTGACGACCTTGCCGGGAACCCGGGGCTCTGCGGCGGCGTACTGCCAGCGTGCTCAGCCAACGCTCTGCGGGCTTCGTCGTCGGAAGTCTCGGGCCTCCGGCGTTCGCACGTAAAGCACATTGCCGCCGGGTGGGCGATCGGCATCTCGATCGCGCTCCTGGCCTGCGGTGCTGTCTTCCTTGGCAAACTGCTGTACCAGCGATGGTACGTCCATGGATGCTGCGACGACAACGTGGACGAAGACGGGAGCGGCTCGTGGCCGTGGCGACTCACGGCATTCCAGCGGCTGAGTTTCACCAGCGCAGAGGTACTCGCCTGCATCAAGGAGGACAACATCGTCGGCATGGGCGGCATGGGGGTGGTGTACCGTGCCGAGATGCCGCGCCACCACGCCGTGGTCGCTGTGAAGAAGCTGTGGCGCGCGGCGGGATGCCCCGATCAGGAGGGCACGGTGGACGTGGAGTCGGCGGCAGGAGGCGAGTTTGCCGCGGAGGTAAAGCTCCTCGGCCGGCTCCGACACCGGAACGTGGTGCGCATGCTGGGGTACGTGAGCAACGACGTCGACACGATGGTGCTGTACGAGTACATGGTGAACGGCAGCCTGTGGGAGGCGCTGCACGGGCGAGGGAAGGGGAAGCAGCTGGTGGACTGGGTGTCCCGGTACAACGTGGCGGCGGGCGTCGCCGCCGGGCTCGCCTACCTGCACCACGACTGCCGGCCGGCGGTGATCCACCGCGACGTCAAGTCCAGCAACGTGCTCCTGGACCCAAACATGGAGGCCAAGATCGCCGACTTTGGGCTGGCTCGCGTCATGGCGCGGCCCAACGAGACCGTCTCCGTCGTCGCCGGCTCCTATGGCTACATCGCGCCGGAGTACGGGTACACTCTGAAGGTTGACCAGAAGAGCGACATCTACAGCTTCGGAGTGGTGCTCATGGAGCTGCTCACGGGGCGGCGGCCCATCGAGCCGGAGTACGGCGAGAGCAACATCGACATCGTCGGGTGGATCAGGGAGCGGCTGCGCACCAACACCGGCGTGGAGGAGCTGCTCGACGCCGGCGTCGGGGGGCGCGTCGACCACGTCCGGGAGGAGATGCTGCTGGTGCTGCGGATCGCGGTCCTGTGCACGGCCAAGTCCCCCAAGGACAGGCCGACCATGCGCGACGTGGTGACCATGCTCGCGGAGGCCAAGCCGCGCCGGAAGAGCAGCAGCGCCACCGTGGTCGCCACCGTCGTCGACAAGGACAAGCCGGTGTTTAGCACGTCGCCGGACTCCGGTTATCTGTAG